The DNA region TTATCCCACTCGATGCCGTTCCAGCGATACATTTTCACGTTTTCAACAAGCCCGTTCGAATACCTGAACCATTGTTGCCAATAGAAATCATACATATATAATCCATCTACACCGCATGCCCAGAGATAACGTCCATCTTCGGATTCCTGGTATTCGATATTGAGTATAGGACCGGAAAAGGATGGATTGCCAGCAGGGATGTGAATATCATTGACTATTGGAAATCCTGTTCCATCCCAGTAACGCATCCCACTATAATATGCACCAAACCAAACCTGACTGTAAGGCAGGAACAGAATTGATATAGGATCCTGTTTGTCATTTGGATGTGATGATGGAACAAAGCCCTGAAAACCATATACACTATCATCATTCACCACAATTTTAATATCTTTGTTATAGTCACCTATCCACATATTGCCATATTCATCATTTTGCAAAAAGGATATCGTATTTTCCTCTATGATCCCCGGCACATCACAGGTTGATCTGCTAGTTATCGACTGCCAGAGTTCTGTATCTTCTCCATAATCAGTAATCCTCGTGATACCGCTATTCCAGTCACCAACCCATATCCTGTGTCCTAAATCCTGTGTAATCCTGAATGATTTATCACCAACGAGTTTGCTGTTCGTCATATTATATGTAGTCCAATGATCATTTTCAAGAACTGAGATTCCTTTTACTCCCTGGCGTGCACCTGAGCCGATCAAACCGCTTGCACACCAAAGTCGCTTTTCATGGTCAATGAAAAGGTATGAAGCAAAATTGAATCCAATACAGTTACGCTTTACATTAATCCATTGTCCACTTTCCAGTGTTTTTCTATACAGATCCTCACCCCATGTTGAAACCCAGATATTCTGTTCATCATCAATGGCTATGTCAGATATTTGGTCCACGAAATCATTCTCACTATTCCAATGTCTGGGAACCCAACTTAATCCATCATATTCATATTGACTTATACCAGCGGCCGCCTCAATTGCCTGTTCATCCTCGTCGAACCAGCCAAATGCTACAATGAATAGTGTGTCTGATACAGGCTGGATATCTTGAATATAGACACTTGGTAATGCTGTATTGAATGCTTCATATTCAAAATTATCAGCATGAATATCTTTTATATAAGCAAATCCGTCTTCTGTTCCAAAATAAATTCTTGAGTTTTGATACGCTATGGTTTTTATCTTATCACTCGCTAGAGGATAGCCAATTGTTGATGAATTAATGTGATTCCAATTTGTACTTAAGATCATTTCGTCATACACAATCTTCGTGTAATCGATTCCTTCATCAGTAGCTACCCAGATCCTATTACTGTCATCGATAGCTATGCTGTTTACTCTGTCATGAGAAAGCCAACGCGGTGCAATGAAGGTTTTTTTGAAGATTGGTTTACCACCCAATATGATTTCAAACATAGAAAGTCCATTTTCAGAAGCAACAAAGATATACTCTCCATTATCATCGATATCATAAATGTAATATCCGTCAATACCTTGATTTTCCTGGTAGGGACTGAGAATTTCACCATTTTTATAGCGCATTACTCCTTCAGTAAAGGTGCCAAACCAGTATTCATCGATCTCAGGAATATAATGAACCGACCATAATTCGTTCTTCGCAAGACCATCGCCCTTTGTTATTGGTATAAAGGTTCCGGTCTCAGTGTCATAAATGCTTACTCCACCCCATGATGCAGATATAACTGAATCTCCTTCACATATCAGTTGATGTATATATGTTGTATTGGTATACACATTCCAGTTTGCAAGCGAAATATCTTCTGCCTCGTAAGCAAGAGCAGAAAATGATACAAGACAGATCATACATAGTGTAATTGCTGTTTTTTTCATTTTTTCATAAACTCGCTTTTTATTATATTATAGAAAATTATAAAAATCAATACACCCATACCTAGCAAAAGACTGAGCAGGATTTTCCTGTCAACTAAAAGAAATCCCAATGATACAAGACCAAAAAGCAATGTTATGAAATATCCGATCAGTACAACTGTCTTATAACTCAGACCAATCTCAAGAAGTATGTGATGAAGGTGGTTCTTATCTGCCTGGAAGATGTGTTTTGTTGATCTGATCCTTCTAAAGATCGCAAATAAAGTATCGATTAACGGTACAGACAACACGATGATCGGCACCAGCATGGTAAGTGCAGTTGCTCCTTTGTATTGCGCATTTCCAGCAATGGATAGAGTAGCAATGCAAAATCCAAGAAATAAACTTCCAGCATCACCAAGAAAGATCTTAGCAGGATGAAAGTTGTATCGTAAGAAGCCAATACAGCCCCCTAAGATGGAAAAGCTAAAAAGAGCTACAAAATAATTACCGGTACTCCATCCGGCAATACCAAGTATGAGAGAGACAATAGCAATGATCCCTGTCGCAAGTCCATCAAGTCCATCAATGAGATTGATCGCATTCACAACCAGCAAAAACCAGCAAATGGTAAGAGGATAGGATATGAAACCGATATTGATAGGATCTCCGAAAGGATTTGTGAGTAGCTCGATCTTGAAACCAAAAGAAATCATAATGAGCCCAATCCCGATCTCTATGATCACTTTCAGCCAAGCAGGGAGATTGTAGAGGTCATCGAGCAAACCAAGTA from Candidatus Cloacimonadota bacterium includes:
- a CDS encoding undecaprenyl/decaprenyl-phosphate alpha-N-acetylglucosaminyl 1-phosphate transferase, with amino-acid sequence MINIFVTIGTFLLVFLLTPVNIWFSKRVGNIDEPSDRSIHASITPSSGGLALFVGIFITQLILVFFKFQELNSLMYGLLIGGILIVILGLLDDLYNLPAWLKVIIEIGIGLIMISFGFKIELLTNPFGDPINIGFISYPLTICWFLLVVNAINLIDGLDGLATGIIAIVSLILGIAGWSTGNYFVALFSFSILGGCIGFLRYNFHPAKIFLGDAGSLFLGFCIATLSIAGNAQYKGATALTMLVPIIVLSVPLIDTLFAIFRRIRSTKHIFQADKNHLHHILLEIGLSYKTVVLIGYFITLLFGLVSLGFLLVDRKILLSLLLGMGVLIFIIFYNIIKSEFMKK